DNA sequence from the Candidatus Limnocylindrales bacterium genome:
CGGTTGCCGCGCGTGTCCTCGAAACCCATTGCCCTTCGGTGGACGACCGGCGCGCCATCTGTGCGCAGTTGATTCGTTCTGTTGGAGTCGCCAACCGACTGTCACCGCGGTCCTGGGCGACAACGCTTCAGGAGGACGGGTTCCGTCTCAATGTCGGAGCCGTAGAAGCATACTGGTTCTTTTCCGGCCGCACCGCAATCTTCGTCGTCGGAAGCGCGCCGCAGTTGTCACGGCCCAACGTCATCGTGGATCGCATGCGGTACGGGCACATCGCCCAGCAGCATTGGCGGATCACATTTCCCGTATCTTACACCGCGGAGATCGCAGCCGAATTATGGGACTCCCATAAGGAATATCTGGAGGAAGCGGCTCTCACGGCGGATGGTCGGCCTCGTGGAACCTCCTTTCATACGACCCATTCGGCAGGCTTGATCGACTATGCGAACAAGATCCCGGCTGCGTGACGGTGCTTACTTGGGTACCGCTAACCGATGTTTGCATAACAGCGCACGGAGCAGCCCGGCATGGGCGTTGGCCTCACGTCCGGCGCCTCGCGCCGGCTGCTCATGCATCCGTTGGGCAGCATAGTTGTCGCTCTCTTCGGGACGCGTTTTTTCTGCGTCGTTGCCAGCGTGCGAACTTTTCTAGGGTCTTGCCGGGTCCAAGCCCGGCGGCGCCTTGCACGAGCCGGGGCCCGGCCTACACTTGGCGGAATGTAGATGCGGAGCTGCGCCATGCACACGTTCAACGTCGTAATCGAAAAGGACCCAGATACATCGCTCTACCTCGGGTACGTCCCGGGCTGGCCGGGGGCTCACAGCCAAGGTGCGTCGATCGATGAGCTGCATGCGAATCTGCGGGAGGTCGTAGCAATGTTGCTTGAGGACGGCGACCCGGAGTTCGAGTCGGAGTTCGTCGGCGTGCAGATCATTCGCGTCGCGTAGTGGGAACAGTTCCGGTTCTAAAGCCACGTGAGGTGGCTGCGCTGCTTGAAGCGCTAGGCTTTCAGGAAATCCGACAGCGTGACTCGCACAAGCAGAGGTCATCGTGGAGCCGGACAAGACGGAACAGCTCATTGTGGTCATCACGGCGTACCCGATCGCGGAGTAGGCAACCTATGCAACAGCCGTATCTCGAAGTTACCTTTCGTCATGGCAAGCCCATCGCCGGCTACTACTATCTTCCGCGTCCGACCAAACAGAAGAGCTACCGCACGGAGAAGCTGAGTTCTGGTCTGCTCGTTGACTACAATCGCGCGGGGCGACCGATTGGAATCGAGATCACGGCGCCTGGCGAGATTTCGCTGACTGTCGTCAATCGGGTTCTGCGGCGGCTTGGGCAACAGCCTCTCCAGAAGCAAGAGCTGGCTCCACTGCTTGCCGCATAGGTGCCGAACAATGCATGGAGCGGCCGGGCAGCGACGTTGCAATCCATCGCAAGTCTGTCGCGCCCGCCGCTCATGCCCTCGTTCGGCTGACA
Encoded proteins:
- a CDS encoding type II toxin-antitoxin system HicB family antitoxin, which translates into the protein MHTFNVVIEKDPDTSLYLGYVPGWPGAHSQGASIDELHANLREVVAMLLEDGDPEFESEFVGVQIIRVA
- a CDS encoding DUF2283 domain-containing protein, whose amino-acid sequence is MQQPYLEVTFRHGKPIAGYYYLPRPTKQKSYRTEKLSSGLLVDYNRAGRPIGIEITAPGEISLTVVNRVLRRLGQQPLQKQELAPLLAA